TGACGAATGGATAAGAGTTGTCAAAGCTTTGTGGAGTGGGGAAAACGTTAACTTCCACGGCGACTATTTTCACATCAATGATTTGAAGTTGAATCCTCCACCTATCGCTAAACCCCATCTGCGTGTGTATGTAGGGGGAGAGTCAGAACCAGCGCAAGAACTCGCAGTAAAAGAAGCGCACACATTCTTTCTAAATGGTCGTCCGATAGAAGTTATCCGCGAAACAATTGCTCAGGTGCGGCAAAAAGCTCACTCTCGCTCTCAACCGTTAGGCTTTGCGATGTCAGCGTTTGTAATTGCTCGACCGACAGACTCAGAAGCCGAAGCAGAATATCAAAATTTAAGAGCAATGGTACTTGCACAAGACGATCGCACAGAACTACTCAAAGGAGTAGATTCCGAAGTGGTCATGTTCAAAAATATGGCTAAATATCCCGGTGTAGGAAGCAATGGCGGGACTGCGGCTGGTTTGGTTGGGAGTTATGAAACCGTAGCCCAGCGTATTACTGAATTTACCAAAGTAGGAATTGATACTTTCATGCTGCAATTCCAACCTTTCGCTACAGAAATGGAGCGTTTTGCTACGGAGATTATACCAAGAGTAAGAGCGTTAACAGAAGAAAGTGAAGCGATCGCCAACGCCAAAATAGGGGCTAAGAATTTTAGATTTTAGATTGAATCCAAACATCTTTTCCTACTCCTCACTACCAAAGGAGACTTTATGACTGCAATTTTGACTCGTCCAGCTTGGACTACAGATTTAGAACTGGAAATCTTCGATAAATTAGTCGATAAATACGCACCGCACATTCCCAAAAAGCGATTAGTTGAACCAAGACCACCGGAAACTGATGAAGAAAGAGAGAATTTTTATCGTTTTCGTGTAGCTGGTGCAGCCCATGATTTATTTATTGTGCAAGTCTGTGCCAAGATAATTGACTCCTTTCCTGACCCTGACCTACAGCTATTTTTGAGCAGACAAATAGGGGATGATGGCGCACACGCCCAAAACACCCGTTTAAGAGCGCAAGCAATATCTGGACATGACCCCATTGAAGATATCCAAAAACAAGTGCAGAAGCATTGGGATTATATGGGTGATTTACCCATTCGTAATTGGCAAGGCTTTTTAGCATTTGAATTACATTATGAATTGCATATTGTGGCTTTGTTATTTATTAACAGCCGTACTAACAAAATCAGTGACCCAGACTCAGCCAAATATGCAGCAGAAAAAATCTTACCAGATGAAGCAGTTCATCGTTTAGGTGTGGTTGATTGGTGGCAACGTAAATTTGATCATGCTTCACAAGTAGAGAAAGAAGATTTAATTTTCCAAGCTTTAGAAGCTGATGAAGAAGGTCAACGTCGGCGCAATTCTTATCTTCGGAATCATTGGCAATTGAGTCAAAAAGCTATTGGAGTTGAAATTGATAATTTGCCAACACTTTATG
This window of the Nostoc sp. HK-01 genome carries:
- a CDS encoding luciferase-like protein encodes the protein MSEPRYGIWIPVYGNCGVMNHPLEPRDASYSRAKNLIRLAQRCGFTTTLIAQHIINPRNQELDQMETWTTAAALAEATDSIEIIAAVKPLLFHPAVLAKMALGIDAISQGRFAINLVSAWFRPEMEKPGINFLSHDERYRYSDEWIRVVKALWSGENVNFHGDYFHINDLKLNPPPIAKPHLRVYVGGESEPAQELAVKEAHTFFLNGRPIEVIRETIAQVRQKAHSRSQPLGFAMSAFVIARPTDSEAEAEYQNLRAMVLAQDDRTELLKGVDSEVVMFKNMAKYPGVGSNGGTAAGLVGSYETVAQRITEFTKVGIDTFMLQFQPFATEMERFATEIIPRVRALTEESEAIANAKIGAKNFRF